From a region of the Alnus glutinosa chromosome 1, dhAlnGlut1.1, whole genome shotgun sequence genome:
- the LOC133858818 gene encoding endochitinase EP3-like has product MVSCCVKKNLQTLAVVVLILAGYVKGQNCGCATNLCCSQYGNCGVLVQVVQVVQSNASPGTCGVSVADIVTEDFFNGILNQAGGGDCPGKSFFTRVAFLNALNSYTQFGTNGTADDSKREIAAFFAHVTHETGSFCYIEEINGASQDYCDESNTQYPCNPNKKYYGRGPLQLSWNYNYGAAGNSIGFNGLNSPETVATDAVISFKTALWFWTLNVEPVLSQGFGATIRAINGAVECNGGNSGAVQSRIQYYTQYCDQFGVSTGDNLSC; this is encoded by the exons ATGGTTTCAtgttgtgttaaaaaaaatcttcaaacacTTGCTGTGGTCGTATTAATCTTAGCAGGATATGTGAAGGGTCAAAATTGTGGTTGTGCCACAAACCTATGTTGCAGCCAATACGGCAACTGTGGCGTTTTGGTACAAGTGGTACAAGTGGTACAGTCTAATGCATCCCCTGGTACATGTGGCGTTTCGGTGGCCGATATTGTGACGGAAGATTTCTTTAACGGGATACTTAATCAGGCTGGTGGTGGAGACTGTCCAGGGAAGAGCTTCTTCACCAGGGTCGCGTTTCTGAATGCTCTTAACTCGTATACCCAGTTTGGCACAAATGGTACTGCCGATGATTCTAAGCGTGAGATTGCTGCTTTCTTTGCCCATGTCACGCATGAGACTGGAT CTTTTTGCTACATAGAAGAGATAAACGGTGCTTCCCAGGACTACTGCGACGAGAGTAACACACAGTATCCATGcaacccaaacaaaaaatactacGGGCGCGGACCGCTTCAGCTAAGCTGGAATTACAATTACGGAGCAGCCGGAAATAGCATCGGGTTCAACGGATTAAACTCTCCTGAAACGGTGGCCACAGATGCCGTTATTTCCTTTAAGACGGCCTTGTGGTTTTGGACGCTGAATGTTGAGCCGGTTCTAAGCCAAGGGTTCGGGGCAACAATTCGAGCGATTAACGGGGCAGTTGAATGCAATGGTGGAAACTCTGGTGCTGTCCAATCTCGCATCCAGTATTACACTCAATACTGTGACCAATTCGGTGTTTCTACCGGTGATAATCTCAGTTGCTAG